The DNA region ATAATGATAGTAAAAATTGTTTTTATGGATAAATTATTTTTGGGAAATTGGAAATCAGGAAAATTTTGCATAAAATCCCTCCTATCTTTTAATGAAATAGGATAAAATCTTTAAAATCAAAAGTACTACAGAAACAAACTGAGACATTTTATAATCAAGCTCAAATTCATTTTGTTTCTTTAAATCTTCTTCTCCCTTTTTTAAAAGAAGATCAATCTTTTCTTCAAGCTCCTTAGGAAGATTTTCTCTACTTTCTTTGTTAAAACTCTCTTTTCTACTCCTTTGATATGCCTTATACTTTCTCAAGGAATCTAAGGGAAGCCACATCCCAAAACATTGCTCACAGTAATAAATAACTATATCCTTAGGTATAAGAGGATCTTTTAATAACATTAGTGGACTTTTGTCGTTAGGGCATATAGAGGGTTGGCATAAAGACTTTATACTTTTTTCAATGGAAAATTTTTCCACCTCTTCAGGTTTCATAGAATAGAGTTCATACTTATCAAACCATATTCTACCACAATGTTCGCATTGATCTACTTCTATGTATCTTACATAGTGGGCAAGAACTTTTTTTAGGAATTAATATGTTTCCGCAACAAGGACAAATCTTCATTTTTAATTTATAAAGGGGAGAGAAAATTCTCTCCCCTAATTTTCTATTTTCCTTCCACAACTATTTCCTTTAATCTAACATTATTTAATGCATCTTGCAATATTCTGAGAGTAATGATGTTTTCTTTACTTGGGTCAAAATAATCTTTTATATTCCATTTAACAATAACATAATCCTTATCTTCAAATCCCATAGGAAGGGTTATAGGTTTTCCATTTACAAGCACTATAAGAATGGGATCTAAAATGGATTTTTTCTTTTCATCTTTTTCAAAGAATAGGTTTATACTCAGTATTATATCCTTAAAATTGAAAGGAGCAGGAACTTTCACTTCAAAAACTCCAGAAGGTCTCATTACAAGGGCATATTCTTTGCCTTCTTTGTCCATAAATACATTTTCAGCTCTTAAAACTATTAAATTACCATCATATCCACCCTTTGTAAAGTTGAGGTAATAAGTCTTAGTCACCACAACGGGAACAAGAGTAAACATATAACTTACCTTGTCCCTTGGTTTTACTACAATTTCCGTATTAAGATCATTATACCCCTCTAAGGAGAGAGTTAATGTATATCTACCTTCTCTTAAATATAAAGTGATGGGAGTTGTACCTTGATATTTTCCATCAACATAAACTCTTGCTCCCCTTGGCTGAGAGTCTACATTGACTTCAGAAGATATAGGCTTAAGGGTAACATTTAATTGTTTTACATCTCCAGGATTAAGATAAACCGTCTCTGAGTAATCTTCATAGCCCGAAAGAGTAACCCTTACAGAGTAGGAGCCAGAAGAAAGATCCGTTATGGATAAGGGAGTTTTACCTTTATATACTCCATTAATATATACATCCGCGAAGGATGGTGTTGAGAAGATATTTAAGGTAGCAGAAAGAGGTACTAAAGTAAAATTATAGTTTGAAACTTGCCCAGAATAGACATCTACAAATCCTATATAATCTTTATACCCACTTAGTCTTAGCTGTAGTTGATATCTACCTGGATTAAGGTTATTGATTACAATAGGGGTTTTCCCTCTATAGACTCCATTAAGATAGACATCAGCACCTTGAGGCACTGAATTCACACTTAAAGAGCCATAGAGCGGAACTAAAGAGTAGGAGAGATATGTAGTTCTATTTGGCTCTACTTTTATAGTTTCTATTCTCTCTTGATAACCTGAATATACAATTCTCAGCTGATAGGTCTTTGCAGGAATATTATATAAAATTAAAGGAGTTAATCCTCTATAAGTTCCATCAAGATATACCGATGCACCTCTTGGTTCTGTCTCTATTCTCAAATTTCCATAAGCAGGTTGCAAATTAAAAGTATATTCTCTATCTCTTCCCTCTTGAACTACTATATTGGTGGAATAATCTAAATATCCTTCTTTCTTTAAAGTTACCCTGTAATTCCCTGGAAGTAACATTAAGGTTAACGGAGTTGTACCTTGATACTCATCATTTAAGTATACCTGTGCTCCCGAAGGATTAGAGTAAATATTAATCTTTGATCTTACTTGAGCTTCCTGAACATAAAAATAGGTTACACTCTGGGCCCAGGTTTTACCCTCTTCTTTCCTCAAGGTTTTCTGCAAATTTTCAAGGGCCGTTTCTACTTTTTTTTCTATAACACTTCCTGGAGCCATACTTTCAAATCTTTTACCAGGAAATATTTCAAGTGGTTTCTTAGTAATTATCCCTACTACATACTCTTTTCCAAAAGGTGGAGTTACTTTAAAGCTGTAAGTGGGTTTATCTGGAAAAGTATAAGTTTTATCCTTTTTGATGAAATTATCCTTAGAATAAGAATTTGGGAATATTAACTTAAATTGACCATCAGGAGTTATGTCAAATAGATATAAATAAACATCATCGTTTGCCTTTACATAAATTATTAAATTCTCTCCCACTTTATATACGCTTCCCTCGGGTTTATTCAACCAAAGATCTAAATTTAAAACAGGTTGAGGATTAGGAACTATAATTATTTTCTCCCATTCTCTCTCGGGTTGAATCTGTATCTTTTCTTGTGCAGCCCCCCCACTTAACATTATTAAAACAAAAACAAGGACAAACAAAGAAAGCAATCTTCTCATAAAAAATCCCTCCCTTAATATGTTCTCACTACAGGAAATTATAGCAGTAAAAGGAATATAAAAAAGTGATAAAAGTTACATAAATAAAGACTAATAATTATTTATCCCTGCCTCTTTTTTTCTCTTTTTCTCTTCATACATCATTTTATCTGCCATCTGCAAGAGCTCCTCTATACTACAAGGAGACTCAGGATTATAAAAAACTGTACCAATGCTCAAAGAAAGTTTATAAGCTTTATCCTTCCTTTGATTCGATATTTCAACCTTATGTCTTAACCTATTTAAAATCTCATCTTTATCCTCTTCCTTCTCTACGACTCCAAGAATAACAAATTCATCTCCTCCAATTCTTGCTATCAAATCATTCTCTCTAAAAGTTTTTTTCAGTATATCTGCAGTCTCTTTCAGAGCCAAATCCCCAATATTATGACCTAAATTATCATTTATCCATTT from Dictyoglomus turgidum DSM 6724 includes:
- a CDS encoding zf-TFIIB domain-containing protein, with amino-acid sequence MKPEEVEKFSIEKSIKSLCQPSICPNDKSPLMLLKDPLIPKDIVIYYCEQCFGMWLPLDSLRKYKAYQRSRKESFNKESRENLPKELEEKIDLLLKKGEEDLKKQNEFELDYKMSQFVSVVLLILKILSYFIKR
- a CDS encoding PEGA domain-containing protein — translated: MRRLLSLFVLVFVLIMLSGGAAQEKIQIQPEREWEKIIIVPNPQPVLNLDLWLNKPEGSVYKVGENLIIYVKANDDVYLYLFDITPDGQFKLIFPNSYSKDNFIKKDKTYTFPDKPTYSFKVTPPFGKEYVVGIITKKPLEIFPGKRFESMAPGSVIEKKVETALENLQKTLRKEEGKTWAQSVTYFYVQEAQVRSKINIYSNPSGAQVYLNDEYQGTTPLTLMLLPGNYRVTLKKEGYLDYSTNIVVQEGRDREYTFNLQPAYGNLRIETEPRGASVYLDGTYRGLTPLILYNIPAKTYQLRIVYSGYQERIETIKVEPNRTTYLSYSLVPLYGSLSVNSVPQGADVYLNGVYRGKTPIVINNLNPGRYQLQLRLSGYKDYIGFVDVYSGQVSNYNFTLVPLSATLNIFSTPSFADVYINGVYKGKTPLSITDLSSGSYSVRVTLSGYEDYSETVYLNPGDVKQLNVTLKPISSEVNVDSQPRGARVYVDGKYQGTTPITLYLREGRYTLTLSLEGYNDLNTEIVVKPRDKVSYMFTLVPVVVTKTYYLNFTKGGYDGNLIVLRAENVFMDKEGKEYALVMRPSGVFEVKVPAPFNFKDIILSINLFFEKDEKKKSILDPILIVLVNGKPITLPMGFEDKDYVIVKWNIKDYFDPSKENIITLRILQDALNNVRLKEIVVEGK